Proteins encoded together in one Plutella xylostella chromosome 17, ilPluXylo3.1, whole genome shotgun sequence window:
- the LOC105392997 gene encoding uncharacterized protein LOC105392997, with amino-acid sequence MESHDKSFTDVYEMDVNRFPLMSSPIPVTVIMAMYLLFVLKIGPNVMKHRMPLELSSVLPVYNAVQVGLSAYLAYRYFIFMYKTADFLHAECHINDSKYRSEVRSILHFIFLTDYSLPKKRLMRCLEVFVNYLSYYVQKLIDHEKSTDSENTFTEPPCLKSSSDERTRPILGFKNTSFTLSHRIEVIKLNIFTNPCLNKYDSRVHAFPPIIPVS; translated from the exons ATGGAGAGTCACGATAAATCCTTCACAGACGTTTACGAAA TGGATGTGAACAGATTTCCTCTGATGTCCTCTCCAATACCAGTGACAGTGATAATGGCTATGTACCTCCTGTTCGTACTGAAGATTGGCCCAAACGTGATGAAGCACAGGATGCCTCTGGAACTGAGCTCAGTGTTACCCGTGTATAACGCCGTGCAAGTGGGTCTCTCCGCGTATTTAGCCTATCGG TATTTCATCTTTATGTACAAAACGGCAGACTTTCTACATGCGGAATGCCATATCAATGACAGCAAGTACCGATCTGAGGTGAGATccattttacattttatttttttaaccgactaCAGCTTACCAAAAAAGAGGCTTATGAGGTGCCTTGAGGTATTTGTCAACTACCTCTCATATTATGTTCAAAAGCTCATAGATCATGAGAAAAGCACTGATTCGGAAAACACTTTCACCGAACCACCCTGTCTCAAGTCGTCATCGGACGAGCGGACTAGACCAATACTGGGCTTTAAAAACACATCATTTACACTCTCTCATAGAATAGAAGTTATTAAGCTAAATATATTCACCAATCCATGTCTTAATAAATATGACTCTAGAGTACATGCCTTCCCTCCCATCATCCCCGTTAGTTAG
- the LOC125489794 gene encoding elongation of very long chain fatty acids protein-like, producing MHILTHIWFYFIAKVTELLDTVFIILRKKEKQVSFLHIYHHSLMMLGSWAFLKYAPSENVIFSGFLNCVVHVVMYSYYGLAALGPRVAPYLWWKKYITTFQIIQFVTLAVHFPASLLLTACPPPRAVGVFITMNLLFFMYLFGDFYRKCYSGKRRKSEGVVEKSGGEEKKVLALSGNVCTPQ from the exons ATGCAC ATCTTGACACACATTTGGTTCTACTTCATAGCCAAAGTCACTGAGCTTCTCGACACTGTCTTCATTATATTACGGAAGAAGGAAAAGCAAGTTTCCTTCCTGCACATTTACCACCACTCGCTGATGATGCTGGGCTCCTGGGCATTCCTGAAGTATGCTCCTTCGGAGAACGTAATATTCTCTGGGTTCCTCAACTGCGTGGTGCACGTCGTCATGTATTCGTACTACGGCCTGGCCGCTCTGGGGCCCCGGGTGGCGCCGTATCTGTGGTGGAAGAAGTACATTACTACTTTCCAAATT ATCCAGTTCGTGACCCTGGCGGTGCACTTCCCCGCCTCCCTGCTCCTCACCGCGTGCCCCCCGCCGCGCGCCGTCGGCGTCTTCATCACCATGAACCTGCTCTTCTTCATGTACCTGTTCGGAGACTTCTACAGGAAGTGTTACAGTGGGAAGAGGAGGAAGAGTGAGGGGGTAGTGGAGAAGAGTGGTGGAGAGGAGAAGAAGGTGTTGGCGTTATCGGGTAATGTGTGTACTCCTCAATGA
- the LOC119691481 gene encoding male-specific sperm protein Mst84Da has translation MPVRNCCTGCQGPMCGPCCGPCSYRQECSGVGPWCPHGIGNCCGWGPLGCMHGARGGVAGSYYSCGHGCIGGCTGGICSSCCGPSCN, from the exons ATGCCAGTCCGCAACTGCTGCACGGGCTGCCAGGGCCCGATGTGCGGGCCGTGCTGCGGGCCCTGCTCCTACCGGCAGGAGTGCTCCGGCGTAGGCCCGTGGTGCCCGCACGGCATCGGCAACTGCTGCGGGTGGGGCCCGCTCGGCTGCATGCATGG GGCGCGTGGTGGGGTGGCCGGCTCGTACTACAGCTGTGGTCACGGATGTATCGGCGGCTGTACCGGGGGGATATGCAGCTCGTGCTGCGGACCCAGCTGCAATTAA